TTCAGAACGCTACAATTACCTAAAAATTTGCAAAAAAAAATCCTCAGCCGAGACTATTTAGCCGAGGATATCAATCAGGGTGCATCTACCAACTATTAGTACCTAGAGCCCCCGGAGCGATCCGGAAGATCCCAACTTATTTTTTCGGGAGCATCACCCCATTATCATCAAAGCGAATAATGTCCTCGTCACCCAAAAATTCACCATTTTGAATTTCGATTATGACTAAATCAATCGTGCCGGGATTTTCGACACGGTGGCGAGTGTTCATCGGTACATAGGTTGATTGCTTAGAAGTCAGCATCGTTTCTTTGTCATTGCAAATGACGCGAGCAGTACCGGAAACCACGACCCAGTGCTCACTACGGTGGTAGTGCATTTGGGTACTAATGTGTTGACCCGGTTTTACTTCTATGCGGTTAATACGATAGCGATCGCCTTCTTCGAGGACAGTGACTTTTCCCCAAGGCGGATTGCGGGTTTCGTGGTCTGGAGTGGGAATTTCAGTCTCCGCAGTCATAGTAAATCCTCTCGATATCACATACCTCGATTGTAAAAGCAGATTCCTAGAGCAAGGTACTTTGTAACACTTCTTCCTTTGCTCGGAAGCCAACGAGAACCGCTTTGCCATCTTTCACAAACAGCGGGCGTTTGAGGAGCATCACATCATCAGCGAAAGCATCAATCCATTGTGCGTCTGTCCATGTTTTTTTCTCGTCGGCGATCGCCCGATAGGATTTCCCCGAAGTATTACGCATTGGTTTTGCCGTCAGTTCATTAACCCATGCCGTAATCATTTCTTTAGTGGGAGGCTGTTCTTTTGTATTAATGAATTCGTACTCAGCGCCATTATTGTCGAGCCAGAGTAATGCTTTTTTGCAAGTGCCACAGTTGGGAATGCCATAAATTTGTAAAGCCATAATTTTGTTACGCCAGAAAAGGTAAAACCAGAAAAATCTGTGAGCAGTTTAGCAGCGAAAAGGTAATGGGGCGATCGCCGCAATTTCCCATGAGAAAAGACACGGGGACATAGGGAAAGGGCGACACGGTGAGTAAGCTAAAGTCCACTGTTTTTTGACATCTGCGATTATTCTCAGAAAAAATCCCTCCATCACCCGCTCTCCCCTCCGCTGCGTCATCATTCCAGACCCACCTTAAACCGCACTCAGGTTAAATGATGCCCAAGCTTGATTTAGAACAGGTAATTTCAAACTATGCGCTGATCCTGAAATCCTTTGTCTGATAGACGTTTTACACGCTTCATATTGTTAAAACAAATAAGGTGATACATGTATGGGACTTTATGAGTACGACACTTTCCTCCACAAAATCAATGGCAGCGTGGCTGGGGGATGAAGCAGAATATCTTTTAGATTACAAAGCGAAAGTTAGCCAAAATTTGTTGACCCTACCCGGTGGCGATATCGTTGAACGGGTCTACAGCAAGAGCGATCGCCGCCCTCAGGTTTTACGGTCATTGCAGCAACTGTTTGGCACAGGGCGTTTAGCCAATACAGGATATCTGTCAATTTTGCCTGTTGACCAAGGTATCGAACATTCCGGCGCGGCTTCCTTTGCCCCGAACCCCATTTATTTTGACCCGGATAATATTCTTCGTTTAGCAGTAGAAGGCGGGTGTAACGGCGTGGCAACAACCCTAGGCGTTTTGGGCATGATGTCCCGTAAATATGCCCACCGTATCCCGTTTATCGTGAAGCTCAATCACAATGAACTGTTGACTTATCCCAATGGCTACGACGAAATTATGTTTGCCAGTGTGGAGCAGGCTTGGAATCTTGGTGCTGTAGCCGTCGGCGCAACGATTTATTTTGGCTCGCCGGAATCACCGCGACAAATTCAAGAAATTAGCAAAGCCTTTGCCCGCGCCCACGAACTGGGAATGGCGACAATTTTGTGGTGCTATTTGCGCAATAGCGTGTTTAAGCAGGACAAAGACTATCATTTGGCGGCAGATTTGACTGGTCAAGCGAACCACATGGGCGTTACCCTCGAAGCCGACATCATTAAACAAAAACTCCCTGAAACAAACGGTGGCTTTCCGGCGATCGCCAAAGCCACAGGCGAAAAATATGGCAAAACCAACAGTCGAGTGTACGACGAACTGAGTAGCGATCACCCCGTTGATTTGACCCGCTACCAAGTCTTAAATTGCTATGCCGGGCGGGCGGGTCTGATCAATTCTGGCGGTGCTTCTGGTGACAATGATTTTGTGCAGGCCATCCGTACCGCCGTCATCAACAAACGTGCGGGTGGTTGTGGTCTCATTTCCGGTCGCAAAACTTTCCAACGTTCT
The genomic region above belongs to [Limnothrix rosea] IAM M-220 and contains:
- a CDS encoding phosphomannose isomerase type II C-terminal cupin domain; its protein translation is MTAETEIPTPDHETRNPPWGKVTVLEEGDRYRINRIEVKPGQHISTQMHYHRSEHWVVVSGTARVICNDKETMLTSKQSTYVPMNTRHRVENPGTIDLVIIEIQNGEFLGDEDIIRFDDNGVMLPKK
- a CDS encoding Spx/MgsR family RNA polymerase-binding regulatory protein, giving the protein MALQIYGIPNCGTCKKALLWLDNNGAEYEFINTKEQPPTKEMITAWVNELTAKPMRNTSGKSYRAIADEKKTWTDAQWIDAFADDVMLLKRPLFVKDGKAVLVGFRAKEEVLQSTLL
- a CDS encoding class I fructose-bisphosphate aldolase translates to MSTTLSSTKSMAAWLGDEAEYLLDYKAKVSQNLLTLPGGDIVERVYSKSDRRPQVLRSLQQLFGTGRLANTGYLSILPVDQGIEHSGAASFAPNPIYFDPDNILRLAVEGGCNGVATTLGVLGMMSRKYAHRIPFIVKLNHNELLTYPNGYDEIMFASVEQAWNLGAVAVGATIYFGSPESPRQIQEISKAFARAHELGMATILWCYLRNSVFKQDKDYHLAADLTGQANHMGVTLEADIIKQKLPETNGGFPAIAKATGEKYGKTNSRVYDELSSDHPVDLTRYQVLNCYAGRAGLINSGGASGDNDFVQAIRTAVINKRAGGCGLISGRKTFQRSMAEGIELFHLIQDVYLSDEVTIA